attcaaaGAAACGTTAACGATCAAACAGATTGTATTTAGGATTAAATATTATTGTATAGTCCAGAATATTTCGTGCAACCGATGGCTCGGTAATCCATAATATTCAGGGACTCCTAATAATCTATAATAACGATTTTCTAGAATATCAATCTATATGATGTCTTCATTAGCAAGAACTCAATGGTTTAACTGGATgcatatatcaatatataatATGTAATACTGGTCTGCCAGGGTATTTGGTGCTTCGGTTCACCGaagaaattttaatttctcGTGCCTTTAACTTGCTTTGCGTTGATTTGATATGTGTGTTTGCTTGCCTAGATTGTTGAGTTAATCCTCCATTAATGTATTCGCCATTAGCTCCCAGATCAGTTCAtgtttcagcttcagcttctgctCAGCTCGACGATGACACGAGAGCACCTTGCCTCAGGGCACACCGAGCACAGAGCACCGCGCGCCGCGCACCTCATGCACGTTTTGCATTTAagtttttgtataatttgttCCGTAGCATGAGTGGAATAATCTGTGTGTAATTGCTCGGAGCGCGACTGGATGTGGagtggatgggatgggatgggatgtgtTTGGGAATGGCTGAGTGGAAGAGTAACTGTTTCCATTTTCCAACTGCCATTGAGTACACTGCCGCCATCACAtcacatcgcatcgcatcagattcacaggccaggccagaccaggcaTAATATGCATTGTAATTTATCTATTGTACGCCCACAATTAATGCCAACCACGTTGCATGTGTGCCACTGGCTGTGGCATCGGACAGTCTATGTTCATATCTCCAATGAATCCTCTCCTCTCCGACTATGACTCTGCCTCGCTACTACTAATTTCTCACACTTGCTCTGCTCTACTCTACTCCACTGCTCTCTGCCCAACACGCACATtccaaccaacaaccaacacaCACGAATGCTTTGTGCAGGCTTGAGCAAAACCTCGCTTATCGGCCTCACGGGGGGCGGTGCACGCAATGcgatcggcagcagcagcagcagcagctacatcCACAGCAGCGGCTCGACGAGCGCTGGCCCCGTCCAAGGCACGGGTGGtgttgccgctgcccctgGCAGTGGCAttaccactgccactggcgctggcactggctcCGGTTCTGGTGGCCAGGCACCGGCtccagctgcggctgcggcacCCACAACGCCAACATCGACATCGGGTCCGCCCTCggcgagcagcagcatcaactgTAAGTGTTGTGCGAAACATTTGTCGCTTCCGAAACAATCTAACACAGATGTTTTCCCCTACCTTTCTTTACCCCTCtctccttccctctctctctcaatctgTCCCTTTCTTTCTCTATCGCCCTCTGCACTGCCGCCTCTGCCGCCCCTGTTGCTCTGTTTTGCGTTGTAGCTCTGCCGCTGACATCGATGGGAGCTGGCGTTGAGCTGGCGGTGGCGCGGCCCAAGTGTAACAGCATTCTCCACGTATTCCACGAGTGGCTGTTCGAGGCAGCGCACATAGGTGGAGATACCTGGCGGCAGAACCGCAAGAGTAAGTGGAcccagcggcagctgctggaTGAGTTGCTGCTAGATATCTTAACCATTTTCCGTCTCGCACACAGAACAGGCATGCGAAGCCAGTAAGCGGCCATCGTCGATGATAATGGAGCACCGCAAGGGTTCAATATCGCTATCCCAGCCCAACTCTCTGAACGATCCGGCCTCGCTGCCACCCACGCTGACCATCGATAAGTACGAGTCGGGCAGGGCCGAGGCCATTGGTACACTTTGCAAGATATTCTGTGCGAAGAAAACCGGCGAAGAGATACTGCCGGTCTATTTGGCCCGCTTCTATATGGCCCTCCAGCAGTGCCTGAAGATCACCGAGTCGAAGGAGTGCGACGAGACGCTGGCCAGCATTCTGCTGCATTCGGGTGATCTCTTTCGCCTGGACCTGGATGGGATCAATGTCCTGCTGCCGGGCTTCATAGCTGCCCTAGAGATTGTGCTGCCCGACAAGGATCTGAAGCTGAAAACGCAGTCAATGGCATTCAACCGGACGGAGCTGCGGCGCTCGGCCATCAACATACTGCTGTCGATAATGGTGCTGCCCCTTCACTACCAGGCACTGCCCATTCGAGATCTGTCCAGTGAGACGAACGAGAAGTAGgtgaaatggcaaacaaaggAGTCCCATCCCTTTTATCCTTTTCTGTTCTTCTCTTTTAGGATGTTCACGTTCATCCAGCTCAAGTCGCGACTTATGAACATTCTGATGAACGCTCTGCAGGTGGAGACAGATGCCCAGAACACACACATGCTGCTGGGCGGCCTGCTGTTGTGCGTCCAGGACGCCGTCACCTTCGAGGAGACCGAtctgggcggcggcggctctgGCGCCACTCATCTGCACAACTCCGGCGGtgcccagcaccagcaccagcaccatgAGGCCAATCTCCTCAGCTCGGGTAAGGTTGCGGACTGAAGGGCATCTCGATCTGCATCTGGATCAGCAATTAACTCtggatttgatttttaaaattttttttatttaattgccaatttgttgtttttatttgtatttttttttgcatttttcgtGATCTTTTTGTGTTGATTTTTTGCCGCTGGCTGTGGTGACGAACATCACGAACAGGTTGCTCGGAGCGTTCCGCTTCGCTGGTCAGCACCGGCACGGCCAGCTTGGGGGCCCAAACGACGGCCACCATGGGAGCTGGCTCGGGCTCCATACGCGACACGGCCTCAGCCCACGATTATCCAAGTTTGACCATCTCCGATGACATGTCATTCGAGTTTGGCCAAGAGCTGGAGGGCGTGACCACATATGGTAAAGAgatttatattgttttttgtgttcgTTCGGTTCTGTGAAGTCAAGGGGATCCAATCTGATGTTAGTCAGGCTTTGTTCCTTGAAATACTcgtaatttttgttttatcgATCATCAAGTGCTCATCATATCTAcaatatctacatatgtacatatatgttacTCTGATGTTCACACTACATTTACTACAAATATTAAACCGAATCTTTCAGATAATGCCCATGCCTTGTTCGTGCGTGCCACGTATTTGGTCTGCCATCGGCTCATCTCGTCGTGGAAAACGGACTTAAATGTCTCACTGGCGGCCCTCGAGCTGTTGTCCGGCTTGGCCAGGCTCCACATACGGGAAACAGGTAGTGTGCTCCTCCTCTCTAATTAAGTGTGCATGATGGTTTTGGTGTACTCATTCCCTTGCAAAGGCATAATATTCTATCTGAGAAAAACTATATTTCCGTCCAACAACTATTCTCTCGGGCCAATCGGCAGACTGTAAGGATTATATATTGATATACATTGTTACTATTCCATTGTCAGGGCTATCCGATCCGCTAGGCCAGGGCTTACTTGTAATTAGGTTATTTATAGCATTGGATCTTGAATGAATTTGCAAGGGGATTCGAAGTCGCGGACCAGCCGTGGCTACTCTTCCTTTTCTGGTGTTAATGTCGTTGTTTTCTGTCgtcttttatttgttgtacCTTGGGTGTCGGATTATATCGTATGTGCGTACTCTTGTCTACCTCGTATCTTAACTGTAAAACCACCGCTCGCTACCCCGTACCCGCTACCCGCTAACCTGCTTTAACCCGAACCCCAACCTTAACCACCTTAACCCCTGACTGTGCCTGTGccaacttttgcttttgtgatTTCTATGCCGCAGCCAGGAAGTTTACAAATGGTAATTGATTGAAAAGCTAACAAACCTAACTAACGCCACtttttctgtctttctttctttctttcgttttttttcgaTGCGCCATCTAACCCTACCTACCCAATACCCAATACCCAAAACCCTATACCCAATACCCAAAACCCTTTACCCAATTCCATCTCGCAACCgaccgaaaccgaaaaactCATCCACAATCGATAATCGCAATTCgtttttttctatatatttcgTTTGTATCTCCTGCGGGACACCCAAACACCACAAAccaccacacacaaaaaacaatgtatataacattaaaaaaCACCTGAACCCACCTGAACCACACAACACCACATCACCCACACCCACCTTAGACACATTAGTGAAAATATACGAAGCTAGTCAGAATCTAACGATAATCTCCTCAGACGCTCTAGAGTGCAAGCGGGCCGTCAAGTGGATCTGTGACTACATATGTTATCAGTGCTCGAGGCCGCCGCCGGCCCACAGCAAGGATCTGCACAGCACGATTGTGGCTGCCTTCCAGTGCACCGCAGCATGGCTGATGCAGCATCCGTATCTGCTGCAGGATAAGGACTGCCTGCAGACAGTTCTGGAGGTGGTTGAGCTGGGCATATCTGGCaccaagagccagagcaaaaGCGGCGATATACCCAAGTTTAAGGATGAGAAGGAGCTGAAACCGGCCTCCATGAGGGTGCGAGACGCTGCCGAGAATCTGCTCACAATCATACTCGAACAGGTCGGCTATTTCCCAAGCGAGTGCGGCCCCGAGTCCATATCCTCCCTGCTCGATGAGCTGGCACTGATGAAGCACTGCAACTCGATGgtgccggcggcggcggccagcaCCGAGCAGGCAATTGCCAAGTTCAAGTATTTTGTGACGGAGAACTCGACCATATTGGCCCTGCTCGAGGAGCCGCTGGGCAACGATCAGGACCCGCAGCCAACAGTGACACGTAAGTGCTTACTCCTTCAAGTCCAAGCGGCATGAAATTACCCGAAGCAAGCCTCTTTATTCAAATTCTGTACATATCTATGTCCGTTTTGACAGTGCTGATACGTGGACCATTTGGACGACATGCCTGGACTATGCAGCTGCGTCATCTTCCACGCAGTAAGTCGGGCATCAAGTACCACGCCGTCAATCCTGGTCGGCCCATTCCTATGAACGATAATAGCCAGAGACCCGAGTGCGAGCAGAAGAACTTCCCCGACGGCGTTGACAAGGTGCAGCCCTGCGTGGCCGACTATTCCATACCCACTATCGAGCAGATTCGCGAGCAGTATGGATCCGCGAGCATCAGGGAGCTGGAATTGATCCTCGAGAACCAGAGCATCCACGAGAAGCTGGCCTGGGCGGAGGCCGACAACAGTGTGGACAGTCTGTCGCATTCGCAAGAGTGCGTGCCGCCGTTGGTGTGCCAAGAGTTCCATGCCGCACGGCTTTTCCTATCTCATTTTGGATTCCTCACATTCGAGACGCGCAATCCACACAATCCAGCGGAGTCGCTGGGAACACCGCCTCAGCGGCCCCTCATTGTGCTGGACACCAAGTCGACAGCATTTGCCGCCGATCTGGACAGGCTGGATAAGCTCAGTGCTCGCACCCATGATACCGTCTATGTGTTCTATGTAAAGGTGGGAGACAATCTAAATTTCCATTAATTAATGACCGTTTAAACGATTTATTTCATTGGTAATATTCAGACGGGTCAGACAAGTGCCCAGCAAATAATTGGCAATATGGTGGAGGAGCCCTCCCTAACCTACGATCCGCACTTTGCCGGCATGCTGCAAACCCTTGGCTGGCCGGTGCTGGTGGCCGATCACTCTGGCTGGACGGGCTTTGCCCACAACTCCTGGTCGCTGAAGGGAACGCCAgaggagcagcatcagcagcatcagctgcagcagcagctgcagcttaaATCCAATGTACCCAGCGAGCTCAATTATAATGGATCGCAGCGTGTGCTCTACTGGGCGGATGTCTCGTCGGAGATTGCTTTCGTTGTGCCGACCACTTGGAATCTGCGCTACAACAGCGACATCAGCGATGGCGCCAGCATAGCCAACAgtgatcagatcggatcaagCAATGTGTGGGCACGTTGTGAGTCGGATACGGGAACTGGTCCAGCCAAGTCCAAGCCGCGGAATCTCAGCTTAGAATTGGAAACGGCCACCGGCACCGGTACCGGTACCGGTCGCACGCAAAAGGAGCCTGTGCCGCCAACGCGACGCAAAGGGAACGTAACCAAGCCGACGCTGCTCGCTCAGGCGCCTGCCAAGATCTTCCTGGTGTGGCTGGAGAGCTACGAGGACTATCTGAACTTCCCGCTCGAGGATCTTCTTGCCTACACCCGCACCGGCGAGGAGCTGCACTCGCTCCAGCAACCCAGGGCCGCCGACTGTCATGTGATCTTCGTGCACTCGCTTCTGTCGGGACTATTAAGGGTCAAACTGCAGGGTCCACCCGGTCGCATGAGCTTTGCCACGCCCCTAGTCGATGGCATGGTGCTGAGTCGGCGCGTCGTTGGCAATCTGGTACGTCAGACGGCCCTAAACATATCCCGACGACGGCGACTGGACAATGATAAGTAAGATTGAGTGACAATGTcttgaaatgcaattaaatgaatCGAATTATAACTGTCTGTTGCAGCTACCAACCGCCGCATGTGCGACGGCGATTGAAGGTGCAGGACATTGTCCAGAAGTACAAAATGGACTTGAGCGAGGCCGAGCTGTTGGCCCATCTGTTCCAGCGTGCAATTTAGCCGGCATTAACATCACAAGTATTTACTAACCTAGGATTAACACCACCACCAAAATGGCTTGTCCATGCCTGTATTATCGTGTGCTTAACTAAAACCTACCAACCAGCTAAAGGCAATCGGTATGGGACTCACTGCGAGAGTCCGAGCATTTATGGACGGACTCTTGTAGATATTCTAATGTGTATTACTACTTTTTTTTACTAATAAATCGAATTATTGTACTtttgaaaagtatttaaaactAGTACAGATCTATTTGAAACGATCAACAGATCATAATCATTCGCGCAACCATTCATGTCTTGGGCAACCTTTTTTCATCTGTGAAGAGGAAACAAAATAAGTGGGTCAAACATCCGAAATCAATTTGGCCCACGGCTGTGTGACACACAGATGAGAAGATCGCATCGTAAGCGAAGtgaaagtaaaacaaaaacgaaacatttGGATGTGAATGGTATGTACAGACGTTTGAAGATGTATGATGCATGTAAATCGTTTTATAAATCAATAGAATCGTTATACTTACGCACTAAAATGATGAGTAATGGTTTTAATAGGAATGAAATGAATGTGTGACATCCTTAAGTTATGTCGGAGACCAATAAGGGCCATGTATAGTATGTAGATTTCTGAGTGAGTGATCCTATCAAATGGATGTCAATTAGTGGTGCTTCTTGCCTTCACAAAGTAAGTACTTCAAGCTGAACCTACACGTGTTTGTTTGGAAGGTCGTGAGGCATCTCACGGTGCCATTTCACAGTCGTAGACCTGCGTGGAAACTTCCCCTCTTTGGAATTGGGCTCGGTATTGAACACACAGTTGGGACCACAGTTTGTAACGCCTTCGCCGGTTAATCAATTCAAACtgttgctggggctggggctggggctgagggcCATCATTGACCAATGAAAGTCGTGATATAATGATATAAGAAATCATTTGAATTGTGGGGAGGGGAGCCCCCACAACAAGTTACAGatcttccttttgttttgcatttcgttgatttttcgtatttatttattaacaaataatttaatttaacaatGAAGAGGCCCATTGGGCCATGggagttttctttttatgattgtttttgtttttctactAGCctatgaaaaaaaatataatagataGTTGATAGAAAAAAATAACTAATTTGGTCTAGCTAACTAAGCCGGTAGAGAGAGGCAGCTACCAGGCAGAAGGGGGGCCACCGCTGCTCCAGCCGCTGCTGGCAACGGAGCCACCACTGCTCCAGCCACTGCTGGGAGCAGAACCACCGCTGCTCCAGCCGCCACCCCCATGGGAGGAACCACCATTGCTCCAGCCACTAGCAGCTGCACCAGACTGaacctgttgctgctgattgtCCTGGACACGCATCACCTTCAGAGTCCCGCGCTGCACAACGTGGCCGCTCTTGAAGAAGGCGCCCTGGGCCTGATCGGCCTTCATGATGATGGCATTGCCCTTGCTGCCGAAAGCATTGATCAGCTGCCCGTTAATGGCACCCAAATCGGctgagccgccgccgccactaCCGAAGGCGTCCTCTTGCAACACCAGCTGGAGAATCTGTGGCAGGATGGCATTAAACTGCTGCACATcgtaggaggaggagccgcCATAGCCATGTCCAGAAGCGTAGGACTGTCCATAGGAGTGGGACGAGTGACCCTGGCCATAGGAGtagccactgccgccgccgccgccgcttaCTGCATGGTAGGCAACTGGAGATGAGACTGGGATTGGAGCCGGGGCTTGCTCGATAACTTTAAAGATCTGTTCCTGCTGACCGCCGTAGGagccgtggctgtggccgtgaCCATGGCCGCTGGCATAGCCATGTCCATAGCTGTGTCCACTAGCCGCGATGCCGCCAGCTGATCCGCCAGCATTGCTGTAGCCTTGGCCCTCTTGCAGAATGACCTTGATGATCTGGGCTgagcctccgcctccgccacctCCTCCATGGGAATAGCCATGGCTATGAGCATATCCATgtccgccaccaccaccaccgccgccgccaccacctccGCCGCCATGACCTCCTCCTGAGCTGGGCGTGGCAATGACATTGTATGTGGTCTTACTtcctccaccgccaccgccgcctcctcctccgccaccgcctAGTAACGACAGGAAGGTGGCATTGCAGGCACAGACCGTGGCCAAGAGACAGATAAAGACCTAACCGTCAGATAGAGTAACCGTTCCGTTTAGTATATATCCGTTTAGTTCGTTATCCAAATTCCGGCTAGTGATCCACTCACCTTCATGTTAGCTAAACCGTTGACTCCGTCCGAGATTCTCTATTTGTGTGTGCGGGGTGTGGAAGGAACACCTGTGCGCGTCGGGCTGTTCCCGGGAAGTGAATGATGCCAGCTTCGAGCTTCCCGAAGCTTTTATACATAGATCGGATATGGGCTTCCCATTGCCCACATTGCCCACTCCCGTTAGAGTCGACGCAACCCGCGAgagacggcgatggcgatggcgacggcgacggcgatggaGAGATGTGTGACGTCAGCTGCCGTCGtaggctgctctgctgctcttgcAACTCACATGAGATTTTTGAGCACACGCACGCATCTGAATGGGAGGCCCTCCTCCATTCATACAGGGTGTTGTGTTCGCTCTCGTTTACTCAATGAAAGCTGTAAGCTTTCTGCACTGGTGCACACCACTCTGTGCACACCAACGAGAGGTTAATAATAACATTGCTTGTCGATAAGACACCCTTTACCAGTGCCGTCGTCTTCATCTATTTCTTCAATGGCCAAATAATATGCAACACTAACAACGCCGGCGgacaagcaaacaaataacaaaaactaCAAGAAGATAACACCAGCATAGGGTGACCGATCGGAGGGCTGGCTTCGTGGGTCAAGCAGGGCAAAGGCGGCCCCCCATAGCATATCCCAATATCAAGCCGACGCGACGtcgacggtgacggtgacgacGACGGTGGCGGAGACCGCAACCGCGACTGACCGGCTCTTTGCATACGATTATCGATTTGGGCGCTTCGTTGGCTCTGGTAGGCTAACGACCATCAagtcggatcggatcggatcggatcttCATCTGCCTCTTGGGTCGCTCGGATTGCAACAGCTCTTCGTATGCTTaggcatacatacatttgtgtCGATTGGCCCAATCTCTAGCGCTCTCTGGGAAACAAACGAATTGGCACCGGACCGGAGTCGAGTCGTCAGCCGGATTATTATATCATGCAAcataatttgaaatttgttaattttgtgtgcatttttgtataaattatttaatgcGCGTTGTTGCGCATGTTACCCCGACTCCAgacccagaccagaccagaccttGTCATGCCCTCAGACCCAGTAGTCTCTTTGGCTCTTCTCCTCGATTTGCTGATGACCCGTTACCTGGTCGTTTTTCATGGCGGGTTCGAGTTCGGGTTCGGTTTCAGCTTCATCTGAAGACCATCAAAGGCAGCAATAACAGCACACAACTTTTAAAGCGATCGGCATTTTAGCACCTTGTTGTTTCTGCG
The sequence above is a segment of the Drosophila pseudoobscura strain MV-25-SWS-2005 chromosome X, UCI_Dpse_MV25, whole genome shotgun sequence genome. Coding sequences within it:
- the LOC6903642 gene encoding ral GTPase-activating protein subunit beta isoform X12, which codes for MYSEWASLSAQITANSCGAQCFSVLNKFPASAGREVVVSVVKQLGTNLGITQNAEPSHLVKDEEVKWCMDVICFGLSLPLQEHETIKDCVNVYCEWLTALHPQPRISVPKPICEDANLYARQIINHFHNLFVPRQGEILPFLYQTTLGADTIKRQAVLCHRVLRTLQQTAQISQQMDRQTWDTLLLFLLAINEILLAPPTVKDDVGDQLCERVLSVLFEVWLLACVRSFPSPSMWKTLQESCSMWRHRVALVDQWNRVNLALTSRLLEFSYGPAFPQLKNADEDGQLIPLGMSNDCVAQTWYRFLRMIGNPTALCSPHIISKSSHFVQWALTHEKGAETHQHPCLQMLPQIFLNAMKGISSQVDAFLALPLTSMGAGVELAVARPKCNSILHVFHEWLFEAAHIGGDTWRQNRKKQACEASKRPSSMIMEHRKGSISLSQPNSLNDPASLPPTLTIDKYESGRAEAIGTLCKIFCAKKTGEEILPVYLARFYMALQQCLKITESKECDETLASILLHSGDLFRLDLDGINVLLPGFIAALEIVLPDKDLKLKTQSMAFNRTELRRSAINILLSIMVLPLHYQALPIRDLSSETNEKMFTFIQLKSRLMNILMNALQVETDAQNTHMLLGGLLLCVQDAVTFEETDLGGGGSGATHLHNSGGAQHQHQHHEANLLSSGCSERSASLVSTGTASLGAQTTATMGAGSGSIRDTASAHDYPSLTISDDMSFEFGQELEGVTTYDNAHALFVRATYLVCHRLISSWKTDLNVSLAALELLSGLARLHIRETDTLVKIYEASQNLTIISSDALECKRAVKWICDYICYQCSRPPPAHSKDLHSTIVAAFQCTAAWLMQHPYLLQDKDCLQTVLEVVELGISGTKSQSKSGDIPKFKDEKELKPASMRVRDAAENLLTIILEQVGYFPSECGPESISSLLDELALMKHCNSMVPAAAASTEQAIAKFKYFVTENSTILALLEEPLGNDQDPQPTVTLLIRGPFGRHAWTMQLRHLPRSKSGIKYHAVNPGRPIPMNDNSQRPECEQKNFPDGVDKVQPCVADYSIPTIEQIREQYGSASIRELELILENQSIHEKLAWAEADNSVDSLSHSQECVPPLVCQEFHAARLFLSHFGFLTFETRNPHNPAESLGTPPQRPLIVLDTKSTAFAADLDRLDKLSARTHDTVYVFYVKTGQTSAQQIIGNMVEEPSLTYDPHFAGMLQTLGWPVLVADHSGWTGFAHNSWSLKGTPEEQHQQHQLQQQLQLKSNVPSELNYNGSQRVLYWADVSSEIAFVVPTTWNLRYNSDISDGASIANSDQIGSSNVWARCESDTGTGPAKSKPRNLSLELETATGTGTGTGRTQKEPVPPTRRKGNVTKPTLLAQAPAKIFLVWLESYEDYLNFPLEDLLAYTRTGEELHSLQQPRAADCHVIFVHSLLSGLLRVKLQGPPGRMSFATPLVDGMVLSRRVVGNLVRQTALNISRRRRLDNDNYQPPHVRRRLKVQDIVQKYKMDLSEAELLAHLFQRAI
- the LOC6903642 gene encoding ral GTPase-activating protein subunit beta isoform X9, which gives rise to MYSEWASLSAQITANSCGAQCFSVLNKFPASAGREVVVSVVKQLGTNLGITQNAEPSHLVKDEEVKWCMDVICFGLSLPLQEHETIKDCVNVYCEWLTALHPQPRISVPKPICEDANLYARQIINHFHNLFVPRQGESADTIKRQAVLCHRVLRTLQQTAQISQQMDRQTWDTLLLFLLAINEILLAPPTVKDDVGDQLCERVLSVLFEVWLLACVRSFPSPSMWKTLQESCSMWRHRVALVDQWNRVNLALTSRLLEFSYGPAFPQLKNADEDGQLIPLGMSNDCVAQTWYRFLRMIGNPTALCSPHIISKSSHFVQWALTHEKGAETHQHPCLQMLPQIFLNAMKGISSQVDAFLGVYQPPPHQTDSVVTNLMEIRHSLNEATSSTLQQFIHSSSASNISANSQQQGSAAQQLQLQLQHQHMHHHHHLHYPHLHLHGAGSFLRDNFMSNSASSALNAIMGHHSHHQQHQQHHQQQQLSLSQSGASPTSTAALVASNLGHSMGASAVGSTSAGGSHSAGVVGSISFSTTEASLPSTGVSSTPTPPLQRRLAKSFSVAPTITQQKALPLTSMGAGVELAVARPKCNSILHVFHEWLFEAAHIGGDTWRQNRKKQACEASKRPSSMIMEHRKGSISLSQPNSLNDPASLPPTLTIDKYESGRAEAIGTLCKIFCAKKTGEEILPVYLARFYMALQQCLKITESKECDETLASILLHSGDLFRLDLDGINVLLPGFIAALEIVLPDKDLKLKTQSMAFNRTELRRSAINILLSIMVLPLHYQALPIRDLSSETNEKMFTFIQLKSRLMNILMNALQVETDAQNTHMLLGGLLLCVQDAVTFEETDLGGGGSGATHLHNSGGAQHQHQHHEANLLSSGCSERSASLVSTGTASLGAQTTATMGAGSGSIRDTASAHDYPSLTISDDMSFEFGQELEGVTTYDNAHALFVRATYLVCHRLISSWKTDLNVSLAALELLSGLARLHIRETDALECKRAVKWICDYICYQCSRPPPAHSKDLHSTIVAAFQCTAAWLMQHPYLLQDKDCLQTVLEVVELGISGTKSQSKSGDIPKFKDEKELKPASMRVRDAAENLLTIILEQVGYFPSECGPESISSLLDELALMKHCNSMVPAAAASTEQAIAKFKYFVTENSTILALLEEPLGNDQDPQPTVTLLIRGPFGRHAWTMQLRHLPRSKSGIKYHAVNPGRPIPMNDNSQRPECEQKNFPDGVDKVQPCVADYSIPTIEQIREQYGSASIRELELILENQSIHEKLAWAEADNSVDSLSHSQECVPPLVCQEFHAARLFLSHFGFLTFETRNPHNPAESLGTPPQRPLIVLDTKSTAFAADLDRLDKLSARTHDTVYVFYVKTGQTSAQQIIGNMVEEPSLTYDPHFAGMLQTLGWPVLVADHSGWTGFAHNSWSLKGTPEEQHQQHQLQQQLQLKSNVPSELNYNGSQRVLYWADVSSEIAFVVPTTWNLRYNSDISDGASIANSDQIGSSNVWARCESDTGTGPAKSKPRNLSLELETATGTGTGTGRTQKEPVPPTRRKGNVTKPTLLAQAPAKIFLVWLESYEDYLNFPLEDLLAYTRTGEELHSLQQPRAADCHVIFVHSLLSGLLRVKLQGPPGRMSFATPLVDGMVLSRRVVGNLVRQTALNISRRRRLDNDNYQPPHVRRRLKVQDIVQKYKMDLSEAELLAHLFQRAI